One genomic window of Actinoalloteichus hoggarensis includes the following:
- a CDS encoding TetR/AcrR family transcriptional regulator C-terminal domain-containing protein — MVFYAGQGDARRSMALLWRTDAQPSPRTGPGPKPALSVDAIVDAAIAVADAEGMQALSMRSVGNRLGRTAMALYTYVPNKSELVDLMYDRVLAELFTGPVPDPADVGWRSAVVDWVDELLACLVRHSWALRVSQARPVLGPNEYRVLETLLRGLAPTGLGARELQGIVATLFHFVRGSANTIAEARQAPAATGVSDEDWWRDRSTLLPEFAPDFAERFPALAAFQAASAREAGASGPVAGPGAGDMPYLEAEARVSVETGLAVLLDGIEATMRRAGTVAT; from the coding sequence GTGGTGTTCTACGCCGGACAGGGCGACGCCCGTCGCTCGATGGCGCTGCTGTGGCGAACCGACGCCCAGCCGTCGCCGAGGACGGGACCGGGGCCGAAGCCCGCGTTGAGCGTCGACGCGATCGTGGACGCGGCGATCGCCGTCGCCGACGCCGAGGGGATGCAGGCGCTGTCGATGCGCTCGGTCGGGAATCGACTCGGCCGCACGGCCATGGCGCTCTACACCTATGTGCCCAACAAGAGCGAACTGGTCGACCTGATGTACGACCGGGTGCTCGCCGAGCTGTTCACCGGCCCGGTGCCGGACCCGGCGGACGTCGGTTGGCGATCCGCCGTCGTCGACTGGGTCGACGAGCTCCTGGCCTGCCTCGTCCGCCACTCCTGGGCCCTGCGGGTCTCGCAGGCGCGGCCGGTGCTCGGGCCGAACGAGTACCGCGTGCTGGAGACACTGCTGCGCGGCCTGGCCCCGACCGGCCTCGGCGCCCGCGAGCTGCAGGGGATCGTGGCGACGCTGTTCCACTTCGTCCGGGGTTCGGCGAACACGATCGCCGAGGCTCGGCAGGCGCCTGCGGCGACCGGGGTGTCCGACGAGGACTGGTGGCGCGATCGCTCGACGCTGCTGCCCGAGTTCGCCCCCGACTTCGCCGAGCGCTTCCCCGCGCTCGCCGCGTTCCAGGCCGCGAGCGCACGGGAGGCGGGGGCGTCGGGACCGGTGGCCGGCCCGGGCGCCGGGGACATGCCGTACCTGGAGGCCGAGGCGCGCGTGAGCGTCGAGACCGGGCTCGCCGTCCTGCTCGACGGCATCGAGGCGACGATGCGGCGGGCGGGGACCGTCGCGACCTGA